One stretch of Coprococcus phoceensis DNA includes these proteins:
- the mobV gene encoding MobV family relaxase, translating to MSYDASVKCKKQDVKGLIHHNAREVDMQNDINLNHFNECIDSDRTMYNRTYFYNQKKKCFEECTDVKQIYDSLDKRLKCVKRPLRKDAVVLRSMVLQLDPKWYEEHYSEQERLYSYDCMIDWVCDTFGENNIISFSIHEDETNPHIHVSFCPVTSDGRLSQKDFIDKFKLKQQHQSLRKYMLERGFDIELENRKSGDYTRRLSVEEYKDLAELRAEQELLDSSFRYNVQRDKELQCKETDLSCREETLRQKETEFADRVQDFLIESESIRQSLMEMANEYWAKPDEENSLVKFVKKCSSHGTSLYDIYLRQQKAEKEQADKRMVKQKEQLEHFKEITRKSYYNDYNNSFQLS from the coding sequence ATGTCATATGACGCAAGTGTGAAATGTAAAAAACAGGATGTAAAGGGACTGATTCACCATAACGCAAGGGAGGTAGATATGCAGAATGATATAAATTTGAATCATTTTAACGAATGTATTGACAGTGATAGAACAATGTATAATCGTACATATTTCTATAATCAGAAGAAAAAATGTTTTGAGGAATGTACGGACGTTAAGCAGATTTATGATTCTCTGGATAAAAGACTTAAATGTGTAAAAAGACCACTGAGAAAAGATGCCGTTGTTCTTCGGTCAATGGTACTGCAACTTGACCCGAAATGGTATGAAGAGCATTACAGCGAACAGGAAAGATTATATTCTTATGATTGTATGATTGACTGGGTTTGTGACACTTTCGGAGAAAATAATATCATCAGTTTTTCCATTCACGAAGATGAGACAAATCCGCATATTCATGTTTCTTTTTGTCCCGTCACTTCTGACGGAAGACTTTCCCAGAAAGATTTTATTGATAAGTTCAAATTGAAACAGCAACACCAGTCTTTAAGAAAATATATGCTTGAACGGGGATTTGACATTGAGTTAGAAAACCGTAAATCAGGGGATTACACACGCCGACTGAGTGTTGAAGAATACAAGGACTTGGCAGAACTGAGAGCTGAACAGGAATTATTAGATTCTTCGTTCCGTTACAACGTACAGAGGGATAAAGAACTGCAATGCAAAGAAACTGACCTCTCCTGTCGTGAAGAAACGCTCAGGCAAAAAGAGACAGAGTTTGCAGATCGTGTGCAGGATTTTCTTATTGAATCAGAAAGCATCCGTCAAAGCCTTATGGAGATGGCGAACGAATACTGGGCGAAGCCAGATGAAGAAAATTCTCTGGTAAAATTTGTAAAGAAATGCTCTAGCCATGGTACTTCTCTTTATGACATTTATCTGAGACAGCAAAAAGCCGAAAAGGAACAGGCTGATAAAAGAATGGTAAAGCAGAAAGAACAGTTGGAACATTTCAAGGAAATTACAAGAAAATCATATTACAACGATTATAATAACTCTTTTCAGTTATCCTGA